The Changchengzhania lutea genomic sequence AGCCGTTTTTCTATTGATAAACGGTTTTTAGATGCCGCAAAAAACCTAAAATTTATCGGCCGTGTTGGTGCTGGTTTAGAAAATATTGACTGTGACTATGCAGCAGAAAAAAACGTACAGCTCATTGCAGCACCAGAGGGCAACAGAAATGCCGTAGGCGAGCATACTCTGGGTATGTTGCTATCGTTATTTAATAAACTAAACAAAGCAGATGCTGAGGTTAGACAAGGCAAATGGCTAAGAGAAGATAATCGAGGCATAGAGCTTGATGGTAAAACGGTGGGACTTATTGGTTATGGCAATATGGGCAAAGCATTTGCGAAAAAATTACAAGGTTTCGATATTGAAGTGCTGTGTTATGATATTAAGGCGGGAGTTGGAGATGCCCGAGCGACACAAGTCAGTCTATCAGAATTTCAAGAAAAAGTGGATGTGGTAAGTCTGCACACTCCTGAGACTCCATTGACATTAAATATGGTTAATAGCCAATTTATTGATCAATTTAAAAAGCCATTTTGGTTTATAAATACGGCGCGGGGTAAAAGCGTAGTGACTTCAGATTTGGTTTTAGCCTTGCAATCCGGTAAAATTCTTGGTGCTGGCTTGGATGTTCTAGAATACGAAAAAGCATCCTTTGAAAACTTGTTTTCTTCAGAATTACCAGAAGCGTTTCAATATTTAATTCAATCAGAAAAAGTCTTATTAACACCTCATGTTGCAGGTTGGACCATTGAAAGCAAAGAAAAATTGGCACAAACCATAGTTGATAAGATTATAGCGAAATTTTGTTAATTATAAAACATTATTGTCTGATTAAAGAATCAAGACCGCTTTGCTGTTAGAACCAAGAACAAAGACTTGATTGTAACTAATTGATAAACAGTAACCTTTAAATTCATAACTTTCTAAAAAATAAATTTTTTCAGTAATCGCAAAAAGCAAGCCCCTCTTTTTTATAAGCCTTTAAAACCTTGTGTTCGCAAAGGTTTTCTTTAAATGAACTATTTTTAATCGGACAACAATGATTGTAAAATATGAAAACCCTTTAAATTGAACCCATGACAATTTTATTCCTCGTACTCTGGAATCGCCACTTTCCCCATAAAACAAATGGAGCCAGTTTCCTTTTCTGTTATAACAAATACAAAAGGTCTATCTAATAAAAACTGTTTAGGGCCGTTGGTAGAAGTAACTTCTATGCCTACCACTGTTACTGCAGCAGCTTCCGTACCTGTTTCATTGACATCTATAAACGTTTTTTGTAATACAAATGAAATTTGTGTACCCATATCGCTTAAGCCACTAAAATTTGCGCTTCCAGTGAAAGCGATGCCAAGACCTAAATTAGTTAGAGCGTCGTTAAATAGTTTCTCATAGGAAAATGTAAACTTGGGCATGGTCATTTTTAAGCCTTGGACATTATAGTTGCCTTGCCACGCTTTCCAGTTTTCATTGTTCATGGTTCCAATCATGTCATTGACAGCTTTATTGGTATGTGGTAGCATTAGTGTCATAGAATATTTATCGTTTTTATAGGGAATTTTAACTGAAGAAAATACCGCATTGGAAAAGTACTCTAAATCTTGTTCCATAGACATCATATCTACTTGCTTTACAGTGCCATCATCTAGTTGAAAAGGTAGCGACTTGGTGTCTTCTTGGTTAAAACGATACTTCCAATCACTTTTAAAATAAAGCGCATTAATGGCATACAGGACTGCATCTGGCGAAATTTCATTTAGAACTTTAGGAATCTTTCCATAAGTTTTATTGGAAACCCAATTATTTATGGTTTCCAAAGTTTCTGGATCATTAAAGTCCTTGTTTTGTATTTCGGCAAAATAATATGCTTTGTTGGTTTCAATAAAAGTTTCCTTTACGGGAAAGGTATTGTTGACCCATATCGAATTCGCGATTTCGAATATTGTTCCAGAAGATGTGTTAATAAGGTTATTTATGATGTTTTGGTTTATCAAGTTAGTTTCCTCCAAAGTGACATTGCCATAGTTAAATACATCCGAAAAAGCCTGTTGGGTTTCGCCTGCGGCACCATTATAAACCATACCCAGAGCTAGTGAGGCGCTTGCAGGGGAAATCATGAAATTATTTTCGGCTTCGGCTTCGGATATTTCCTTGAACAAGGAAAAAGCAAATTGATTATTTGCAGCAACAACTTCACGTCCTTTGGCAACTGAATCAAAGGATTTTAGTGGGGTTTCATCTACTGCGCTACAGGATGTACAAACAATAATACATGTTAGAATTAAAAAAGAAAAAATGTTGGCTAATTTCATGGTTAATGGTTTTGGCACTGTATAGTATAGATGCAAAAAATCTAAAAGGTTGCGTTTAATTATAAATAAAATAAAATCTAAAAACTGCATAATTTTGTTAATTTTAAGCCATGAAGAAAACGATCATTGTTTTTTCACTACTCATTTTGGCGCTTGTACTCCTGTTTCAAATCAGCACGTATTCCATTACTTCTGGAAATTTGAAAACGGAAATCACAGTAGCTATTGTGGCGCTGGTGTTTTTAATAATTGGAATTTATATCAATAAAAAAAGTCTTCATAAAAATACAGATGCTTCAAAAGAAATTGATCAACAAAAAATTAGTGAGTTAGATATTACTACTCGTGAATATGAAGTGCTTCAGGCTATTTCAGAAGGGCTTTCTAATAAAGAAATCGCTGATAAACTATTTTTATCAGAAAGCACAATAAAAACCCACGTGTCCAATCTGTTGATAAAACTAAATGCCAAACGCAGAACGCAAGCCCTTCAAATTGCCAAAAATTATCAAATTATCAAATTATTTATACTTTTAGACTGTTGCACATATGTTTTGGTACTTTAGTATGAGCGCTATATCACTCGTATTTGTAGCTTTGAATAGGATATTAATTTAAATTATAGGAATATGGAACTAGGAGCATTTTCAGTCAGTTTAAGCGTAAAAGACCTAAAAACGTCCAAAAGGTTTTATGAAAATCTTGGATTTAGCGTTTTTGCTGGCGATATGGAAAAGAATTATCTCATTATGAAAAATGGCAACGCCTTAGTTGGTCTTTTCCATGGCATGTTTGAGCAGAATATTTTAACCTTTAACCCAGGTTGGGATGAAAGTGCAAATGCCTTAGGTGATTTTACGGATGTTCGGGAAATTCAGAAACATGTAAAAAGTAAGGGTATTGCACTCGACAGGGAAGCCGACGAAACATCCACTGGTCCTGCAAGCATGGTTTTATTTGACCCAGATAATAATGTGATTCTTATTGATCAACACGTATAACCAAAAATAAAATTAAAATGAAAAACACAATTATTAAGTATGGTTTTTTTGGCTTATTAGCGGGATTGCTTGTTTTTGCAGCTGCTGTTTTTTTTGGTAAAGGTCTAAGTTATTCTACACAGGAAGTTATTGGTTACACGGCCATGGTAGCTGCTTTATCTTTTGTCTTTTTTGGAATAAAGCATTATAGAGATCAAGTAAATCATGGAAAAATATCATTAGGAAAAGCCTTAGTGATTGGTTTGCTCATCTCCGTATTAGTGGGTATTGGTGTTGGCATTACAGATTATATATATACCACCATGATTAATCCAGACTTTGTTTCCGAATATTTGGAGGCGAACTTAAGCATGATGGAAAACACCTTGCCACCAGAAGAGTTTCAGGTTAAAAAAGTGGAACTCACCAAACAAATGGAAGATTACGGAAGTTCGAGTTTTATGGCCCTTCTAATGTGGTTTACTGTAGTGCTCATTGGCTTTATTATCTCCCTGATTTCTGGATTAATCCTTCAAAAAAAATAATATTCTATGCAATCAAACGCCACAACACCCCAGCAGTATCTTGATGAATTGCCAGAAAACAGAAAAGAACCTGTAAAAAAGCTAAGACAGCAAATTTTAGATAATCTCCCAAAAGGGGTTGAGGAAGCCATGAGCTATGGGATGTTGGGCTATGTTATTCCGCATTCCGTATATCCCAATGGCTATCATTGCAATCCTAAATTACCCTTACCTTTTATGAATTTAGCCTCTCAAAAAAACTTTATCGCCGTTTATAGTATGACGCTCTATACTAAAAATGAACTCTTAAATTGGTTTACATCTGAATATACTACATGTTGTAAATACAAATTAGATATGGGCAAAAGTTGCATCCGTTTTAAAAAAATGGACGATATTCCATTTGGGCTTATAGGTGAATTAACGGCTAAGGTGAGCACGGAAGAATGGATAGAAATTTACGAATCTACAATTAAAAATAAGTAAATGAAACATGCATTACTAGATTTTCGACACATAGCGGAATGATTATATGGATGTTACATCTAACAGATAAAAAACAATGAATATAAACAGATGAAAAATAGAGTAACGGGCATTGGCGGAGTATTCTTTAAAAGCAACAACCCAAAAGCATCAAAAGCATGGTACAAAAAACATTTAGGGTTCAATACCGATGATTATGGCTGTACGTTTTGGTGGAAGGACAAAGACGGGAATGATTGTTCAACCCAATGGGCTCCATTTCCTAGAGATACTGAATATTACGAACCCTCGAAAAAAGAGTTCATGTTTAATTATCGGGTAGAAAATCTGCATGAACTATTAAAAGTTTTAAAAGACGAAGGGGTGACCATTATTGGTGATGTGGAAGAATACGAATACGGTAAGTTTGGTTGGATTTTAGACAACGACGGGAATAAAATTGAGCTTTGGGAACCTGTAGATGCCGCTTTTTTGTAGCTTTGGCAATTAGCGTTTTAACCAAAAATAATTGTATTATACCAATTATAATTTAAAATGGGCTTGAAAAAATTTGAATTATAGTGTGCCCAGATGAGATAGAAAATCTAAGCATGGCCTTAGCTACGGTTTTATTTTATATTGATATATGGGTGCAATAGAAACTAATTTTAAGCATATTTTATGTTGTAATTGGTGTTTTTTAGATATACTCCAATCTTATAATTTAACGGCAATACAATGGATGGCCATTGGGGTTGCCGTGTTTTTATTGGGCCTATCAAAATCAGGAATAAAAGGGATAGGCATTATTATTGTTGTGATACTTGCGTTTGTTTTTGGGGAAAAGGCGTCCACTGGAATTTTATTGCCCTTGTTAATTTGTGCTGATATTTTTGCAGTGATATATTATAACCGGCATGCACAATGGAACATAATTAAAAAACTGATGCCTTGGATGATTGTGGGGGTTTTAGTTGGTGTCTGGGTAGGGAATGATATTTCGGAAGCTGTTTTTAAAAAAATGATGGCGATCATCATTATCGTATCCGTAGGGATTATGTTTTATTCTGAAAACAGAAAATCCCAATCCGTACCTAAGAACACATTTTTTTCAATCTCTACAGGTTTTTTGGCGGGGTTTACGACCATGATTGGAAACCTAGCAGGGCCTATTTCTAATATCTATTTTTTGGCCATGCGCTTTCCAAAAAATGAATTTATTGGAACCGCCGCTTGGTTGTTTTTCATTATCAATGTGTTTAAACTACCATTTCACATCTTCGCTTGGAAAACGGTTACCAAGGAGACCTTGATTCTAAATAGCATTTTAATACCAGTCATTATAGTAGGTTTTTTTGTTGGTGTAGCGATCGTTAAGTTAGTCTCCAATATTAACTATAGGCGTTTTATTCTCATCGTAACCGCTTTTGGTGGAATTCTTATGTTGTTTGGATAACAGTCAAATTATCTATTGGATTTGATTTTTTTGTACCTTTAATGCTGAAATTAAAAATCATAACCATGTCTGATGATAAAAATTTAAGCGATGACCTAAATGATATGTTAGGCGATGCTAAGGAAGGTGCTAAAAAAGCAGGTGAAAAAGCCAAGGAATTTGCACACGAGGCCAAGGAAAGCGCAGCAGAGTTTGCAGAAAGTGCTCGAGATACTTTTGATAAATCCAAGGGCGAGAACAAAAAGGTTTTAGCTGGGGTTTTGGGGATTGTATTAGGCTATTTTGGCATTCATAAATTCGTTTTGGGCTATAATAAAGAAGGGATAATTTTGCTCGTATTAGGGCTGTTAGGTTTTGTAACCTGTGGCATTACATCTGGTATAGCATGGGTGATCGGATTTGTAGAGGGGATTATTTACCTAACTAAAACAGATGAGGAATTTTATACAACCTATCAAGTTGGCAATAAGCCCTGGTTTTAGGGGAAAAGCTTAATCCATGAAATTCCCTGAGGCTCTACGTTGGGTATAGCAAACAGATTCAAGACTTTTAGAATCAAGAGCCAAAACAAAAACACTCTAGTTTTTTGACTCTTGTAGCGAAGCGGTGTTATCTCTGGTTTCTCTATGGCTCTACCTCAAGGATAGTTGGTTTCAAGAAATTCTTTTATTAGATTTTTTACATCATAATTTTTACGATCCCTCAAAGTTAGTGGGCACCGATAAAGAAAAGCATGTCGCTTTTTTAAAAGCACGGGAGGAAATTAAACTATATTTTAAGGATTTTGTACAAAAACACATATAAATTATGGACTTTCGAGTTCGTAATCTAAGGGTAAAAGGGTTGCAATGCGTTTAACTCCAAAATCACCAGAAAACAAAACTGCTGTAGGCGGTGAATGAATTCCGAAGCCGTCAATTTTAAATTCGGAGGCACCGTCTTGTGGAATTAGAGCAGATTGCCTGTTTTGATCATATTGAACAACTAATTTCTTAAAGTTCATGTTCACTTTTGTAAACTCAGCGTTATCATTTTTAATCAATAAATAATCGTAAGGGTTCACCGGGAAAAAGAGTTCAGATTTTGCGACGGTATCATTAATAAAGCATCGAAACTTTTTAGATTCCAAATTTTTTCTTGTAAGCGCTCTCATAAATTGCAATGAGGAACCCAAATATTCGATTTCTCTAGCCTTCAAATGGCGTTTTCTTGGTTTGTCGTTAAGTTCTTTAAATGCTGTAGAACCAACCAGATAAACACTCTCAGTAAACCGTAGTCCAGAAGTGCCCCTGGCAAATTGCACTTCAAAATCTACCAAGAGGTATCTGAGCTCATATCCTAAATAGCGATTCTTTATTACGATTGGATTTTCACAATGTGCGATTAACCGATTATATGAAGGCTGATAAATCAATTTGATATCCGCTTCATTCAAAATTCTGCAATCTTTTGCAGAGACTTCCCTTCCTAAAAATTCCCTTCTAAAAATGTTTAATTTTTTCTTCCTTGACCAAGGATCGACTTCCAAAACAACTGCATCAAGACTTAATGCGCTTTCCCTCAGAAAGATGGTATTACGCTCCTTTAATTGTTCTTGATTAAAATAGCGCGTCTCGTAACCTAAGTAGCTAATTACTATCGCTGCTTGTGTTGGAATATCATTTGAAAGGGAAAATTCACCCAATTGATTGGTAACTGTGCCAATAGTTGTACCATCATAGTATACTGAAACACTTTCAAGAGGTTGTTTAGAATATTCTTCCAATATCGTCGAAGTAATCGCCTGTGAATTTCCCGAAAATGAGAAAAGGGCAAACAACATCAAAAAAAAACTGTGTTTAGGTATGTCCATTTCCATTAGAGAATTTACGCTCCAGTTCCTCTTGAAACTCTTCCATAACAGGACGTACGGTGCTTTCAGGTAAATCAGCAATTTTAATATACATTAGGCCGTCTACGGCATTATTAAATAAGGGGTCTACATTAAACGCAACCAATCTTGCATTCTGTTTTATGTACTTTTTCAGGAGTACCGGTAGGCGCAAAGCTCCAGGTTCTATCTCGTCAATAATTTTGTCAAACTTATTTAAATCGGCTTCGGTTTCATCAAAAACAAAATCTTTGTCGGCGTCTTTTAGTTTAACTTTAAATTCTTTTTTGGGATGCACATATTGCGCAATATACGGGTCGTAGTAATGCGATTTCATAAACTCAATCATCAACGATTTTGAGAAATTTGAAAACTGGTTACTAATACTTACACCTCCAATTAAAAATTTGTGTTCTGGGTAGCGCAATGTAATGTGAACGATACCTTTCCATAATAAAAATAACGGCATGGGTTTTTGCTGATACTCCTTAATTATAAAAGCGCGCCCCATTTCTATGGACTGGCTCATCATTTTATATAATTCGGGCTCAAACCTAAACAGATCTTGAAGGTAAAACCCATCAATCCCATAGCGTTCAAAAATTTTAGAACCCAGTCCCATTCTGTAGGCACCGACAATTAATTTACGCTCGTTATCCCATAAAAACAGATGGTGATAATAGGTGTCAAACGTATCCAGATCTATGGCTTCATTAGTACCCTCACCAACTTCTCTAAAGGTGATTTCGCGCAAGCGCCCGATCTCCCTAAGAATATTAGGGATTTTATCTGCGGGTGCTAAAAAGACTTCGTAATTTTTGCTTTCTAATAATCGCGAATCAAACTCACGCAGCGTCTCTATCTCCTTTAACATGACGGCCGTATTAATAGGCGTCACAATGCGTTTTGGTATTTTGGGTGTTTTTAATGTGGATGAAATATTATCTAAAATCTTAGATTTATTTTCATAGGCATTAGAAAGCATGTACGTTTTTCGTCTTAGAAATTCTGAAAACTCATCAATGGTCGCATGTTCTTTTTGGTCGGAAACTGAAATAGGTTTCCCTATTCTAACCTTAATGGTTCGTCGCTTTTGCGTTAATACTTCCGAAGGTAATTTAGCGGTTCTAAACGTATCGCTTAATTTTGAAAGTTTATAAAAAAGTTTGCTGTTTTTAGCGTGAAAGTAAATAGGTACTACAGGGACTTCGGCTTTTTTAATGAGTTTGATGGCGGCTTCTTCCCAAGGCTTATCGACCACTAATTTCCCATCTCTATACGTGGAAACTTCGCCCGCAGGAAAAATTCCAAGAGGATGCCCATCCCTTAAATGCAGAATAGAATTCTTGAAACCCGTAATGCTCGACTTCACATCTTTTCTATCCTCAAAAGGATTTACAGGCATGATATAAGGTTTCATGGGCTCAATACGATGCAGTAAAAAGTTGGCTATAATCTTAAAATCCTTACGCTGTTCAAGCATCAATTTCAACAATAAAATGCCATCAATGCCACCTAGTGGGTGATTGGAAATTGTAATATAAGCGCCTTCTTTTGGGAGCCGTTTTAAATCTTCATCTGGTATTTCGAACTTGATTTGAAAATCGTCTAATATTGCATCTAAAAAGTCCAGTTCACTAAGATGCTTATGCCGTTTATATACTTTATTAATTGTAGATATTTTTAGAACTTTCATAAGAATCCAACCTATAAAAGTGCCTATAAAACCATACTTTTCTAGCTGAATGGCTTTTGCGACTTCTTTAGCGGTTACCAGTCCTGTATCTTGTTGTTTGGTCATGGTTGTAAATGTACTAAATAGTTTATTTAGTTACTACTTGAACGGTTTCTTGTGTTAATTGTTTTAAAAGTACATTTTTGCCTGTTTCAATTTGGCTTAACGCGCTGGCATTGTAATGCCGTATGGTATAAAGCGATACATTTTCATTATAGGTCACTCTAAATTTTGCTTTTAAATGAAGTAATAAAGCTTCTAAATTGTCATACATATTATCTACGCAAACTGAAAAACTGATGGCAGAGTTTTGAATAACATCAACCTTCATTTTATAAGCATGCAACAAACTGAAAATTTCACTAATATTCTCTTCTACGATATATGAAAAGTCTAATGAAGATAATGAAATAAGCACTTGATTTTTCTTAACGATAAAACAAGGCACGTTGGGGTCTAAAGATTTGTTTTTACCAATGGTAGTTCCCACATCCTCTGGGTTTAAAAAAGATTTTACATATAGTGGTATTTC encodes the following:
- a CDS encoding 2-hydroxyacid dehydrogenase, whose translation is MKILHLDTNHPLLIKQLNSFGFTNHEDYTSSKEAIEAKIKPYDGIIIRSRFSIDKRFLDAAKNLKFIGRVGAGLENIDCDYAAEKNVQLIAAPEGNRNAVGEHTLGMLLSLFNKLNKADAEVRQGKWLREDNRGIELDGKTVGLIGYGNMGKAFAKKLQGFDIEVLCYDIKAGVGDARATQVSLSEFQEKVDVVSLHTPETPLTLNMVNSQFIDQFKKPFWFINTARGKSVVTSDLVLALQSGKILGAGLDVLEYEKASFENLFSSELPEAFQYLIQSEKVLLTPHVAGWTIESKEKLAQTIVDKIIAKFC
- a CDS encoding serpin family protein, translated to MKLANIFSFLILTCIIVCTSCSAVDETPLKSFDSVAKGREVVAANNQFAFSLFKEISEAEAENNFMISPASASLALGMVYNGAAGETQQAFSDVFNYGNVTLEETNLINQNIINNLINTSSGTIFEIANSIWVNNTFPVKETFIETNKAYYFAEIQNKDFNDPETLETINNWVSNKTYGKIPKVLNEISPDAVLYAINALYFKSDWKYRFNQEDTKSLPFQLDDGTVKQVDMMSMEQDLEYFSNAVFSSVKIPYKNDKYSMTLMLPHTNKAVNDMIGTMNNENWKAWQGNYNVQGLKMTMPKFTFSYEKLFNDALTNLGLGIAFTGSANFSGLSDMGTQISFVLQKTFIDVNETGTEAAAVTVVGIEVTSTNGPKQFLLDRPFVFVITEKETGSICFMGKVAIPEYEE
- a CDS encoding response regulator transcription factor; translated protein: MKKTIIVFSLLILALVLLFQISTYSITSGNLKTEITVAIVALVFLIIGIYINKKSLHKNTDASKEIDQQKISELDITTREYEVLQAISEGLSNKEIADKLFLSESTIKTHVSNLLIKLNAKRRTQALQIAKNYQIIKLFILLDCCTYVLVL
- a CDS encoding VOC family protein, with the translated sequence MELGAFSVSLSVKDLKTSKRFYENLGFSVFAGDMEKNYLIMKNGNALVGLFHGMFEQNILTFNPGWDESANALGDFTDVREIQKHVKSKGIALDREADETSTGPASMVLFDPDNNVILIDQHV
- a CDS encoding DUF4199 domain-containing protein; the encoded protein is MKNTIIKYGFFGLLAGLLVFAAAVFFGKGLSYSTQEVIGYTAMVAALSFVFFGIKHYRDQVNHGKISLGKALVIGLLISVLVGIGVGITDYIYTTMINPDFVSEYLEANLSMMENTLPPEEFQVKKVELTKQMEDYGSSSFMALLMWFTVVLIGFIISLISGLILQKK
- a CDS encoding DUF1801 domain-containing protein, translating into MQSNATTPQQYLDELPENRKEPVKKLRQQILDNLPKGVEEAMSYGMLGYVIPHSVYPNGYHCNPKLPLPFMNLASQKNFIAVYSMTLYTKNELLNWFTSEYTTCCKYKLDMGKSCIRFKKMDDIPFGLIGELTAKVSTEEWIEIYESTIKNK
- a CDS encoding VOC family protein, with translation MKNRVTGIGGVFFKSNNPKASKAWYKKHLGFNTDDYGCTFWWKDKDGNDCSTQWAPFPRDTEYYEPSKKEFMFNYRVENLHELLKVLKDEGVTIIGDVEEYEYGKFGWILDNDGNKIELWEPVDAAFL
- a CDS encoding sulfite exporter TauE/SafE family protein; amino-acid sequence: MGAIETNFKHILCCNWCFLDILQSYNLTAIQWMAIGVAVFLLGLSKSGIKGIGIIIVVILAFVFGEKASTGILLPLLICADIFAVIYYNRHAQWNIIKKLMPWMIVGVLVGVWVGNDISEAVFKKMMAIIIIVSVGIMFYSENRKSQSVPKNTFFSISTGFLAGFTTMIGNLAGPISNIYFLAMRFPKNEFIGTAAWLFFIINVFKLPFHIFAWKTVTKETLILNSILIPVIIVGFFVGVAIVKLVSNINYRRFILIVTAFGGILMLFG
- a CDS encoding TM2 domain-containing protein, which gives rise to MSDDKNLSDDLNDMLGDAKEGAKKAGEKAKEFAHEAKESAAEFAESARDTFDKSKGENKKVLAGVLGIVLGYFGIHKFVLGYNKEGIILLVLGLLGFVTCGITSGIAWVIGFVEGIIYLTKTDEEFYTTYQVGNKPWF
- a CDS encoding carboxypeptidase-like regulatory domain-containing protein produces the protein MDIPKHSFFLMLFALFSFSGNSQAITSTILEEYSKQPLESVSVYYDGTTIGTVTNQLGEFSLSNDIPTQAAIVISYLGYETRYFNQEQLKERNTIFLRESALSLDAVVLEVDPWSRKKKLNIFRREFLGREVSAKDCRILNEADIKLIYQPSYNRLIAHCENPIVIKNRYLGYELRYLLVDFEVQFARGTSGLRFTESVYLVGSTAFKELNDKPRKRHLKAREIEYLGSSLQFMRALTRKNLESKKFRCFINDTVAKSELFFPVNPYDYLLIKNDNAEFTKVNMNFKKLVVQYDQNRQSALIPQDGASEFKIDGFGIHSPPTAVLFSGDFGVKRIATLLPLDYELESP
- a CDS encoding GNAT family N-acyltransferase — translated: MTKQQDTGLVTAKEVAKAIQLEKYGFIGTFIGWILMKVLKISTINKVYKRHKHLSELDFLDAILDDFQIKFEIPDEDLKRLPKEGAYITISNHPLGGIDGILLLKLMLEQRKDFKIIANFLLHRIEPMKPYIMPVNPFEDRKDVKSSITGFKNSILHLRDGHPLGIFPAGEVSTYRDGKLVVDKPWEEAAIKLIKKAEVPVVPIYFHAKNSKLFYKLSKLSDTFRTAKLPSEVLTQKRRTIKVRIGKPISVSDQKEHATIDEFSEFLRRKTYMLSNAYENKSKILDNISSTLKTPKIPKRIVTPINTAVMLKEIETLREFDSRLLESKNYEVFLAPADKIPNILREIGRLREITFREVGEGTNEAIDLDTFDTYYHHLFLWDNERKLIVGAYRMGLGSKIFERYGIDGFYLQDLFRFEPELYKMMSQSIEMGRAFIIKEYQQKPMPLFLLWKGIVHITLRYPEHKFLIGGVSISNQFSNFSKSLMIEFMKSHYYDPYIAQYVHPKKEFKVKLKDADKDFVFDETEADLNKFDKIIDEIEPGALRLPVLLKKYIKQNARLVAFNVDPLFNNAVDGLMYIKIADLPESTVRPVMEEFQEELERKFSNGNGHT